The proteins below come from a single Myxocyprinus asiaticus isolate MX2 ecotype Aquarium Trade chromosome 28, UBuf_Myxa_2, whole genome shotgun sequence genomic window:
- the LOC127418921 gene encoding alpha-1,3-mannosyl-glycoprotein 4-beta-N-acetylglucosaminyltransferase C-like, translated as MRCHLKKPIQLAAGIFLLAIVYIYVWRAQMAKQSVTWVWETETWREELKSHYLQFNVSIKVLAGVPQQSKKFLTIGLSSVKREKDSYLQNTLQSIFSQSSEEELAEVVVVVLLADFDMYWIKQTLQTITNEFSSQLSKGQLLVIHAIQECYPPLTGLKRNFNDAPDRVTFRSKQNVDYAFLLHFSSNLSQYYIMLEDDVSCSKNFLSSLREHILSMSTTKWVTLEFSKLGYIGKLYQSRDLPTLARFLYNFYLEMPCNLLLSHFRTLLMQDKAIRFRPSLFQHMGTYSSFKAMYNHLKDEDFVEAADNPPADIRTNIEFFTTYTPDKAYSQGLEYFWGKSPIGSGKYFLVSFHNPVLISRVRIKTGMDGKDELASAVVELGKTRKNRKSSVECSGFHTLGSLEQGQLDLPTVQKLVNTTVSCVRIRVTADQSDWAVIQFIQIWTVNVA; from the exons CAGTCAGTGACCTGGGTCTGGGAGACTGAGACTTGGCGTGAAGAGCTTAAGAGCCATTATCTACAATTCAATGTTTCCATTAAAGTTCTGGCAGGAGTCCCTCAGCAGTCCAAGA AGTTCCTTACAAtaggactttcttctgtgaagagGGAAAAGGATAGTTACCTTCAGAACACTCTCCAATCAATATTCTCTCAGTCCTCGGAGGAGGAGCTGGCTGAAGTGGTTGTAGTGGTTCTTCTGGCTGACTTTGACATGTACTGGATCAAGCAGACCCTACAGACAATTACAAATGAATTCTCCTCCCAGCTGTCCAAGGGTCAATTGCTGGTTATCCACGCCATCCAAGAGTGCTATCCCCCTCTAACAGGTTTGAAGAGAAACTTCAATGATGCTCCAGACCGCGTGACCTTCCGTTCGAAGCAGAACGTGGACTATGCCTTCTTGCTCCATTTCAGCAGTAACCTCTCccaatactatatcatgttgGAGGACGACGTGAGCTGCTCAAAGAACTTCCTCTCTAGTTTACGGGAGCACATCCTTTCAATGTCAACCACAAAGTGGGTCACGCTAGAGTTCTCCAAGCTGGGCTACATTGGAAAACTCTATCAATCCCGTGATTTACCCACTCTGGCCCGTTTCCTTTATAATTTCTACCTAGAGATGCCATGCAACTTATTGTTGTCGCATTTCCGCACCTTGTTGATGCAGGATAAAGCCATTCGTTTCCGCCCATCTTTGTTTCAACATATGGGCACGTACTCGTCTTTTAAGGCGATGTACAATCATCTAAAGGATGAGGACTTTGTTGAAGCTGCTGATAATCCTCCAGCAGACATTAGAACGAATATAGAGTTTTTTACGACCTACACACCCGACAAGGCTTATAGCCAAGGCTTGGAGTATTTCTGGGGAAAGTCCCCTATTGGCTCAGGAAAATACTTCTTAGTGTCCTTTCACAATCCAGTTCTCATCTCCCGTGTCCGAATAAAAACAGGAATGGACGGAAAAGACGAGCTTGCCTCTGCTGTTGTGGAACTTGGAAAAACACGGAAAAACCGAAAGTCCTCGGTGGAGTGCTCAGGGTTTCACACGTTGGGTTCTCTTGAACAAGGACAGTTGGATCTGCCCACTGTCCAGAAACTTGTGAACACCACTGTGTCATGTGTACGAATACGAGTCACAGCCGACCAATCAGATTGGGCCGTCATACAATTCATCCAGATCTGGACTGTTAATGTTGCATAA